The Micromonospora sp. NBC_00421 DNA window CTCGTGCAGTCCTCGAACGTGTCACTGGCCTCTCGCAAGGACGCGCGGGACGCCGTGGTCGCCGCGCGGGCCGCCGTCAAGGGGTGGGCCGGCGCGACCGCGTACAACAGGGGTCAGATCCTCTACCGGGTGGCCGAGATGCTGGAGGGCCGCCGCGAGCAGTTCGTCGCGCTCGGCATCCCCGGCGACGAGGTGGACGCGGCGATCGACCGCTGGGTCTGGTATGCCGGCTGGGCCGACAAGCTCCCCCAGGTGTACGGCGGCGCGAACCCGGTCGCCGGGCCGTACTTCAACCTCTCCGCGCCCGAGCCGACCGGGGTGGTGGCCGTGGTGGCCCCCGAGACCCCGGCGCTGCTCGGCCTGGTCAGCGTGATCGCCCCGGCCATCGTCACCGGCAACACGGTGGTGGTGACGGCCTCCCCGTCGGCCCCGCTGGCGGCGGTGACCCTGGCCGAGGTGCTTGCCACCTCCGACCTGCCCGGCGGGGTGGTCAACCTGCTCACCGGCCGGATCACCGAGACCGCGCCGACGCTTGCCGCGCACCTGGACGTCAACGCGATCGACCTGGCCGGGGTGACCGACCCCGAGTTGGCGACCGACCTGGAGGCCAGGGCGGCGGAGAACCTCAAGCGGGTCCTCCGGCCGACCTCGGCCGACCACGACTGGACGGGCGACCCGGGCCTGGCCCGGATGACCGCCCTGCTGGAGACCAAGACGGTCTGGCACCCCAAGGGGGTGTGATCGCGGGTGTCCTGCCTTGGGAGGGGTTCTACTACGGGGGGTAGGATTAGCGGGTGACTCGGTTGGGCGATCTTGAGCGGGCGGTGATGGACGTGCTCTGGGACGTGGTCCCGGGCACGTCGGACGGGGTGACCGTGCGCGAGGTCGCCGAGGCGCTGGACGGGCGCGAGTTGGCGTACACGACGGTGATGACGGTGCTGGACCGGCTCGCCGGCAAGGGCATGGTGCAGCGGGAACGCGAGGGACGGGCGTGGCGCTACCGGGCCGCCGCCAGCCGTGAGGCGCACATCGCCCGGCTCATGCTCGACGCCCTGGACCTCGGCGGCAGCCGGGACGCCGCGCTGGTGCGCTTCGCCCGCTCGGTGACCGGCACCGAGGCCGAGGTGCTGCGGGCGGCGCTCGGCGCGGAGGCGGGCCTGACCGGTGCCGAGCCGACCCGGCACGAGGTACCACCGACCCGGCACGAGGCGGGGCTGACCGACCGTGCCGAGGATCACCGGGTCAGCCGGGCCAGGGTCGCCGACGAGGCGACGGACCGGTAGGGCGACCACCGTGGCGTACGCCGTGCACTTCGCCGGGGCGGTCCTGGCCTGCTGGCTGACCGCTCAGGTCCTGGCCGGTTCCACCTGGACATGGCGGGCCCCCCGGGTCGCGATCGTCTGCTGGCAGGCGGTCGGGCTGGCGCTCGGCCTGTCCGCGATGGGCCTGCCGATGGCGCTCGGGCTCGCCGCGTACGACCGACCGACAGGCGGTGCGCTGCTGGCCCTCGCCGACGACCTCGGCCACGGCACGCTCCCGGTCGGGGTGACCGCCGTCCACCTGGGCCTGGTGGGGGTCGGCTTCGGCATCGGCGCGGTGCTGCTCGCCACGACCGTACGCAGCGTGCACTCCACCGTCCGGGCCCAGCGTCGCCATCGGGACCTGCTCACCCTGGTCGCCCGGCGGGACCCGACGGTTCCCGGCGCGCTGGTGCTCGACCATCCCAGCGCCGCCGCGTACTGCCTGCCCGGGGTGCGACCCCGGGTGGTGGTCAGCGCCGGCACCCTCAGCCTGCTGGACCGGGCCGAGTTGGCGGCGGTACTCGCCCACGAGCGGGCACACGCCCAGGAGCGGCACGACCTGGTGCTGCTGCCGTTCACCGCACTCTGCCGGGCACTGCCCTGGTTCCGCTGGGTACGCGCCGCACACGAGCGGGTGGCCCTGCTGGTCGAGATGCGGGCCGACGACAAGGCCCGTGAGCTGCACGCCGAGGCGCCACTGGCGGGCGCGCTGCGCCGCTTCGCCGCCTGCGGTGACCGGGTCACCCCGGCCGGCGCGCTGGGCATGGGTGACCGCGATCTCGACGTACGGGTGCAGCGGCTGCTCGCCGCCGACCGGCCGCCCCGGCTGCTGGGTGCCGCCGCGCTGGCGGTGACGACCACCCTGGCCGCCCTCCCGATCTCCCTCTTCCTGAGCTGACGCCCCGCACCCACCCGCCCCTCACACTCACCCGCTCCCCGCACCCACCTGCTCCCTTGCACGTCACCACCCAGGGCCGTGCTGTCCCAAGATCGCACTACATCCAGGTTCTCAACACCGTTGCGTTAGGTGGAACGGCTCTTCGTCAACCAGCGCTGCCTCGCCGATCATGGAGTTGTGGTGGGCGACAGAACGCCCGTAAAGCCCCCAAGGTCGGCACCACCACTCCATGATCGCCAAGCGGGCCCACCCCGCTCCCCGATCGGGCAGGTTGACCAGCCGCCCACGGCGTTGACGCAACGGTGTTGGTTTCCTAGTTAGAGCACGATCTTGCGCACGGCGGCGTGGGCGGGTGTGCGTGGGCGGGTGTGCGTGGGCGGGCGGGCGTGGGCGGCGTGAGGCGGGGTGGTGGGGTGGCGGGGAGGGTTGGGGGTTGGTGCGCGGCTTATAGGTAGGCAAGCTACGTGTAGGGTGGCTACGACAAGCGAGCCAACCCCTTGGAGAGCGGTCATGGACACCCTGCTCCTCGCGCGCCTGCAGTTCGCCACCACCACCTCGCTGCACTTCCTCTTCGTCGTGGTCACCCTCGGGCTGGTCACCCTGCTGGTCGGCATGCAGACCACGTGGTTCCTCACCGGGAACCCGAAGTGGGAACGGCTGACCCGCTTCTGGGGCCAGCTCTACGTGATCAACTACGTGCTCGGCATCGCCAGCGGCATCGTCATGGAGTTCCAGTTCGGGCTGAACTGGAGCGGGCTGTCGCGCTACGTCGGCAACGTCTTCGGGGCCCCGTTGGCGATCGAGACGCTCGTGGCGTTCTTCCTGGAATCCACATTCCTCGGCATGTGGATCTTCGGCTGGCACCGGTTGCGTCGGGGGGTGCACCTGGCGCTGCTCTGGGGAGTCGCGCTCACCGCGTACGCCTCCGCTTTCTGGATCATGGTGGCGAACGCCTGGCTCCAGCACCCGGTCGGCTACCAGGTACGCGACGGCGTCGCCCAGCTCACCGACTTCGGGGCGCTGCTCACCAATCCGACCCTGGGGATGGCCCTCGGCCACGTGCTCGCCGCCGGCCTGCTCACCGGGGGCATGCTGATGGCCTCGGTCAGCGCCTGGCACCTGCTGCGGCGTACCACCGACTTCGCCCTGCACCGCACCTCGCTGCGGATCGGGCTGGTGACCGCGGCCCTGGCGGTCAGTCTGGTGCAGGGTTTCGGCTTCGCCCAGTTCGGGCCGGTCGGCGAGTTCCAACCCACCAAGTTCGGCGGCGGCCCGACCGCCGACGCCGCGGTCGCCGAGTGGACCACCCGGTTCGGCCCGGGTGACTACACCCCACCGGCGCTGTCCAGCGTCGGACTCGGCTTCATGATCCTGATCGGCTTCACCCTGGGCTGCGTCTGGCTGCTGCTGCCGCTGCTCTGGCGGGACCTGGTGATCCGGCTGCGTTTCCCGCTCTGGCTGACCCTGCTCGCCCTGCCGCTGCCCTTCGTCGCGGTGATCCTCGGCTGGCTCGCCCGGGAGGTCGGCCGGCAGCCCTGGGCCGCGTACGGGCTGCTCCCCACGGGCCGGGCCGTCTCCGACGTCGACCCGGGCCTGATGCTCGCCTCGCTGATCGGCTTCAGCCTGCTGCTCGGCGCGCTCACCGTCGCCAACTGGACGCTGCTCGCCCGGCACGCCGCCCGGGGCGCCACCGATCCGGCGCTCGGTCGTCCGCCCGGCGTCCTCGGGGACGAGCCCCGGCCCACCCCCGCCTTCGCCTGAGAGGACCCCCGATGGCACTCGTCTGGTTCGCCCTGCTCGGCCTCTTCTTCGCCGGCTACCTCGTCCTCGGCGGCCTGGACTACGGGGTGGGCCTGCTGCTCGCCCGGCACGACACCCCGGCCGCCCGCCGTGCCGGGCTCACCGCGCTCGGCCCGTTCTTCCTCGGCAACGAGGTCTGGCTGGTGGCCGCCGTCGGCATTCTCTTCGGCGCCTTCCCCACCCTGGAAGGGGAACTCCTCTCCGGCCACTACCCCGCCGTGGCCGGGGCGTTGGTCGGGGTGATCCTGGTCACCGCCGGGGTGCAGCTGCGCAGCCGCCCCACCGGACCGGCCGCCCGCCGGGGGTGGGACCGGGTGATCGTGGCCGGCAGCGCGCTGGCCGCGTTCGGCTGGGGCGCGCTGCTCGCCGGGCTGCTCCAGGGCCTGCCGATCCACACCGACGGTCGCGTCGCCGGGCAGACCCACCTGGCGACCCCGTTCGTCGCCGCCACCGGGCTCGCCCTGCTCACCCTGGTCGCGGCGCACGGTGCGACCTTCCTCACCCTGCGACTGCCGGCCGCCGACGCGCCGGCCACCGCCCGGCTGGCCCGCCGGTTGGTCGTCGGGGCACTCGCCGCGGTCGCCACCGCCACCGCGCTCGGCCTGCTCTCCGAGCGGGTACGCGCGGCGACCCGCCAGCCGCTGCCCGCCGTACTGCTTGTGGTGCTGCTGGTCGGGGCGCTGCTGGCGGCCCGTGCGGCGCTCGGTCGGGGTCGTCCCGGGGTGGCCCTGGCCGCCACCGGCGCGGCGCTCGCGCTACCGGTGGCCCTGGTCGGCGCGGCGCTCTGGCCGGCCGTGCTGGTCTCCACGGTCGACCCCGCGGCCACGGTGGACGTCGCCGACGCGGCGGCCAGCGGGCCGACGCTGCGGCTGCTGGGCTGGCTGACGCTGCCCCTGCTGCCGGCCCTACTAGGCTTCCAGGCAATGTGCTGGTGGGTGTTCCGGGGACGGACCGACGGCAGGGGACCGGTGTACTGGTGAACCGCCGTCCCTTCGACCCGCGTCTGCTGCGCCGGGTTCCCGCGGCCCGGCGCGACCTCGCCGTGCTCGCCGCCCTCGGCGGACTCACCGCGCTGCTTGTCGTCGCGCAGGCCACCGCCCTGGCCACGGTGCTCGCCACCGCCATCCACGGCCGGCTGGACACCGTCGCGCTGGCCGGCTTCGTCACCGCCGTCGGTGCGCGGGCCGTGGTCTCCTGGGGGCAGGGCACCGTCGCCGCGCGGGCCGCCGCCACAGTGAAGGCGACGCTCCGCGCCGATCTGCTCGCCGCCGTCGGCCGGCACGGGCCCGGCTGGGTCGCCGGTCAGCGGGCCGGGCAGCTCGCCACCCTCACCGGGCGCGGCCTCGACGCGCTGGACGCCTACTTCACCGGCTACCTCCCCCAACTCGTGCTCAGCGTCACCGTGCCGGCCGCCGTGCTGGCCCGGCTGGTCTTCGCCGACTGGAGCTCGGCCCTGATCATCGTGCTCACCATCCCGCTGATCCCGGTCTTCGGCGCGCTGCTCGGCTGGCAGGCCCAGGCCGCCACCGAACGGCAGTGGCGTCGGCTGTCGATGCTCGGCGGGCACTTCCTCGACATGGTCGCCGGGCTGCCCACCCTGCGCGCGTTCGGTCGGGCCCGGGCGCAGACCGAGGTGGTCCGCCGGATGGCCGACGGGCACCGGGTCGCCACCATGAAGACCCTGCGGATCGCCTTCCTCTCCGCGCTGGTGCTGGAGCTGGTCGCCACCCTGTCGGTGGCGCTGGTCGCGGTGCCGGTCGGCATCCGGCTGCTGGACGGCGGGATCACCCTGGCCACCGCGCTGCTGGTGCTGCTGCTCACCCCGGAGGCGTACCTGCCGTTGCGGGCGGCCGGTAGCCGGTTCCACGCCAGCATGGAGGGGCTCACCGCGCTGGACGAGGCGCTGACCGTCTCCGCCGTACCCGCCGGTCCGGCCGCCGCCGCCGGTCCGGTGGCCGCTGGTCCGGTGGCCGCTGGTCCGATGGCCGCTCGTCCGGTGGCCGCGGTC harbors:
- a CDS encoding M56 family metallopeptidase: MAYAVHFAGAVLACWLTAQVLAGSTWTWRAPRVAIVCWQAVGLALGLSAMGLPMALGLAAYDRPTGGALLALADDLGHGTLPVGVTAVHLGLVGVGFGIGAVLLATTVRSVHSTVRAQRRHRDLLTLVARRDPTVPGALVLDHPSAAAYCLPGVRPRVVVSAGTLSLLDRAELAAVLAHERAHAQERHDLVLLPFTALCRALPWFRWVRAAHERVALLVEMRADDKARELHAEAPLAGALRRFAACGDRVTPAGALGMGDRDLDVRVQRLLAADRPPRLLGAAALAVTTTLAALPISLFLS
- a CDS encoding BlaI/MecI/CopY family transcriptional regulator — protein: MTRLGDLERAVMDVLWDVVPGTSDGVTVREVAEALDGRELAYTTVMTVLDRLAGKGMVQREREGRAWRYRAAASREAHIARLMLDALDLGGSRDAALVRFARSVTGTEAEVLRAALGAEAGLTGAEPTRHEVPPTRHEAGLTDRAEDHRVSRARVADEATDR
- a CDS encoding cytochrome d ubiquinol oxidase subunit II, which codes for MALVWFALLGLFFAGYLVLGGLDYGVGLLLARHDTPAARRAGLTALGPFFLGNEVWLVAAVGILFGAFPTLEGELLSGHYPAVAGALVGVILVTAGVQLRSRPTGPAARRGWDRVIVAGSALAAFGWGALLAGLLQGLPIHTDGRVAGQTHLATPFVAATGLALLTLVAAHGATFLTLRLPAADAPATARLARRLVVGALAAVATATALGLLSERVRAATRQPLPAVLLVVLLVGALLAARAALGRGRPGVALAATGAALALPVALVGAALWPAVLVSTVDPAATVDVADAAASGPTLRLLGWLTLPLLPALLGFQAMCWWVFRGRTDGRGPVYW
- a CDS encoding aldehyde dehydrogenase family protein is translated as MSERVAVRKTYKLFIGGKFPRSESGRSYLVQSSNVSLASRKDARDAVVAARAAVKGWAGATAYNRGQILYRVAEMLEGRREQFVALGIPGDEVDAAIDRWVWYAGWADKLPQVYGGANPVAGPYFNLSAPEPTGVVAVVAPETPALLGLVSVIAPAIVTGNTVVVTASPSAPLAAVTLAEVLATSDLPGGVVNLLTGRITETAPTLAAHLDVNAIDLAGVTDPELATDLEARAAENLKRVLRPTSADHDWTGDPGLARMTALLETKTVWHPKGV
- the cydD gene encoding thiol reductant ABC exporter subunit CydD translates to MNRRPFDPRLLRRVPAARRDLAVLAALGGLTALLVVAQATALATVLATAIHGRLDTVALAGFVTAVGARAVVSWGQGTVAARAAATVKATLRADLLAAVGRHGPGWVAGQRAGQLATLTGRGLDALDAYFTGYLPQLVLSVTVPAAVLARLVFADWSSALIIVLTIPLIPVFGALLGWQAQAATERQWRRLSMLGGHFLDMVAGLPTLRAFGRARAQTEVVRRMADGHRVATMKTLRIAFLSALVLELVATLSVALVAVPVGIRLLDGGITLATALLVLLLTPEAYLPLRAAGSRFHASMEGLTALDEALTVSAVPAGPAAAAGPVAAGPVAAGPMAARPVAAVRPAPSGGGEIRFYDVTVAYERTTALRDVTLTVRPGERIAVVGPSGAGKSTLLGLLLGFVTPTAGRITVDGVDLADVDLDDWRRRIAWVPQRAHLFAATLADNIRLGAPDTPDAALADAVADAALDEVVTALPDGLDTLLGERGHGLSSGQRQRVALARAFLRDAPLVLLDEPTARLDTASETTVLDATRRLVAGRTALLVAHRPALLADADRVLHVAAGRVTELTPSPAGEASR
- a CDS encoding cytochrome ubiquinol oxidase subunit I; amino-acid sequence: MDTLLLARLQFATTTSLHFLFVVVTLGLVTLLVGMQTTWFLTGNPKWERLTRFWGQLYVINYVLGIASGIVMEFQFGLNWSGLSRYVGNVFGAPLAIETLVAFFLESTFLGMWIFGWHRLRRGVHLALLWGVALTAYASAFWIMVANAWLQHPVGYQVRDGVAQLTDFGALLTNPTLGMALGHVLAAGLLTGGMLMASVSAWHLLRRTTDFALHRTSLRIGLVTAALAVSLVQGFGFAQFGPVGEFQPTKFGGGPTADAAVAEWTTRFGPGDYTPPALSSVGLGFMILIGFTLGCVWLLLPLLWRDLVIRLRFPLWLTLLALPLPFVAVILGWLAREVGRQPWAAYGLLPTGRAVSDVDPGLMLASLIGFSLLLGALTVANWTLLARHAARGATDPALGRPPGVLGDEPRPTPAFA